Proteins from a single region of Tumebacillus amylolyticus:
- a CDS encoding C39 family peptidase: MNILRKTGVVTLITAILFHPILVMAAVPDVEMIPQKPDLPTGCEVASLTMLLRWAGWEVSKNEVAGWVKRQPPPYQRHGIWYGGDPHLGFVGSPFSKNGYGVYHEPIFQILQKKEPNRAFDLSGQRFGEVLKATDHGSPVMTWVTIGLAEPHDAQTWRASNGKTIHWRTPEHATVVTGYTPTKVLVHDPLTGRREQYPRALFQKRWEQMGQQAVGLWQED; encoded by the coding sequence ATGAACATCCTCCGGAAAACAGGTGTCGTTACGCTGATCACGGCCATTCTCTTTCATCCTATACTCGTCATGGCCGCCGTCCCCGACGTAGAAATGATACCACAAAAACCGGATTTGCCCACGGGCTGTGAAGTAGCTTCCCTCACCATGCTGTTGCGCTGGGCCGGTTGGGAAGTCTCAAAAAACGAAGTGGCCGGCTGGGTGAAGCGACAACCGCCCCCGTATCAACGCCATGGAATTTGGTATGGCGGCGATCCGCATCTTGGGTTTGTCGGATCGCCTTTTTCCAAAAACGGGTATGGTGTCTACCATGAACCGATCTTTCAAATTTTGCAAAAAAAAGAGCCCAATCGGGCGTTCGATCTAAGCGGTCAAAGGTTTGGCGAAGTGCTCAAAGCGACGGACCACGGCAGCCCTGTGATGACGTGGGTGACGATTGGCTTAGCGGAGCCGCACGATGCACAGACGTGGAGAGCGAGCAACGGCAAGACCATTCATTGGAGGACGCCTGAGCACGCCACGGTGGTCACGGGGTATACGCCGACGAAGGTTTTGGTGCATGATCCGTTGACCGGACGACGTGAGCAGTACCCGAGAGCTCTGTTTCAAAAACGCTGGGAGCAGATGGGGCAGCAGGCTGTCGGGTTGTGGCAGGAAGATTGA
- a CDS encoding MDR family MFS transporter produces MTFRELHLNVKIRLTQNFIGNMIGSMVWPFIAIYFAETIGASLTGLLIVANIAIAVSAGAYGGHFADKFGRKKVKVYAETARLLLFVAITFANSPWYHSAWVTCIAMLLIGFCDGLANPASEAMMIDVTTPESRSLVYSIDYWSNNFGLVVGGIAGGYLFRSYKFELFGTMTLFLLASLVVLFLWITETRPDAKPTPKGEKPKGMASSYKMVFKNRVFMTFLAAALFCGALENITNNYGRVRLNQDIATPQTMFTLGDWSFAADGMQLFAFLQSTNALIVVLFSALVRRWVHKFGHRRALLSGVFLSLVGYSVINVFNLPWLLLISMIVATIGEITWVPVKQSIIANISPEENRGVYMAVSGFQGIGSSLMGGLSITLGAFVSPWAMFGLVLVIGLVSLVLYTRTMNNLSLRHATPQQVDVPA; encoded by the coding sequence TTGACGTTTCGCGAACTCCACTTAAATGTAAAGATCAGGCTCACTCAAAACTTTATCGGCAACATGATCGGCAGCATGGTCTGGCCTTTTATCGCGATCTACTTCGCGGAAACGATCGGCGCGTCGCTGACAGGCTTGTTGATCGTCGCCAACATCGCCATCGCGGTCTCGGCCGGTGCGTATGGCGGGCATTTCGCCGACAAGTTCGGACGCAAGAAAGTCAAAGTCTACGCCGAGACTGCGCGTCTTCTGCTGTTCGTGGCGATCACCTTCGCCAATTCCCCGTGGTACCATTCGGCTTGGGTCACATGCATCGCGATGCTGTTGATCGGTTTCTGCGACGGGTTGGCGAACCCCGCGTCAGAAGCGATGATGATCGACGTCACCACGCCGGAATCTCGAAGTTTGGTCTACAGCATCGACTACTGGTCGAACAACTTCGGCCTCGTCGTCGGCGGGATCGCCGGGGGCTATCTGTTCCGTTCGTACAAGTTTGAATTATTCGGCACGATGACGTTGTTTCTGCTCGCTTCCTTGGTCGTCCTGTTTCTCTGGATCACCGAGACGAGACCGGATGCAAAGCCCACTCCCAAAGGTGAGAAACCGAAAGGAATGGCCTCCTCGTACAAAATGGTCTTCAAAAACCGCGTCTTCATGACGTTCCTCGCCGCCGCTCTGTTCTGCGGGGCGCTTGAAAACATCACCAACAACTACGGCCGAGTCCGTCTCAACCAGGACATTGCAACACCTCAGACGATGTTTACCTTGGGCGATTGGTCGTTTGCGGCAGACGGGATGCAGTTGTTTGCCTTCTTGCAATCGACCAACGCGTTGATCGTCGTCCTCTTCTCGGCGCTGGTACGCCGCTGGGTTCACAAGTTCGGGCATCGTCGGGCGTTGCTCTCCGGCGTTTTTCTGAGCCTCGTCGGATACTCCGTGATCAACGTGTTCAACTTGCCCTGGCTCTTGCTGATCTCCATGATCGTCGCCACGATCGGCGAAATCACATGGGTTCCCGTCAAACAATCGATCATCGCGAACATCTCGCCCGAAGAGAATCGCGGCGTGTACATGGCCGTCTCCGGCTTCCAAGGCATCGGTTCCTCCCTGATGGGCGGTCTGTCGATCACGCTGGGAGCTTTCGTCTCTCCGTGGGCGATGTTCGGGCTGGTCCTCGTCATCGGACTCGTCTCCCTCGTGCTCTACACTCGAACGATGAACAATCTGTCGCTACGTCATGCTACACCTCAACAGGTGGACGTTCCCGCGTAG
- a CDS encoding S-layer homology domain-containing protein codes for MKNMKLRSTCLAVLLGLSLLPTSLRAEDISMEDVWKYRATGASFSDLPGTHWAYPQLINFFEADILVGNPNADNTVSIRPDDTVTRSEFVKLMVSALGLSSNSTGQLFQDVKPGDWFSEPVRVASALGIIHGTSTTQFEPNRPITREEVATVVANAFANSLTATEQDPNFTDIGTSWAQANIREAARMGIVHGKSATLFEPKQSATRAEAVTMLSNGLQREDTNLPSDTDLDNIVETYIEESNNAIHSGELQVLASLDDEYGTAYFKRKYNGIASKLQLMVAQGYRIDVRPTQNRQNPPLEITTVQKSNRFAVLNVKNAAYDYVYSKDGKTTYDFRVLYGKWLLRKTPGGQWKVYSLFDMP; via the coding sequence ATGAAGAACATGAAACTGCGCTCCACGTGCCTCGCCGTCCTCCTCGGACTCTCCCTGTTGCCGACTTCGCTTCGGGCAGAGGATATTTCGATGGAGGACGTTTGGAAATACCGTGCCACGGGGGCTTCTTTCTCAGACCTCCCGGGCACCCATTGGGCGTATCCGCAACTGATCAACTTTTTTGAAGCGGACATTTTGGTTGGCAATCCCAATGCGGACAACACGGTCTCGATTCGCCCGGATGACACGGTGACGCGATCCGAGTTTGTCAAATTGATGGTTTCGGCTCTGGGACTCAGCAGCAATTCCACGGGGCAGTTGTTTCAAGACGTGAAGCCGGGGGATTGGTTTTCCGAGCCCGTGCGAGTGGCGAGTGCGCTCGGCATCATCCACGGCACGTCCACTACCCAGTTCGAACCGAACCGCCCCATCACGCGAGAGGAAGTTGCGACGGTGGTTGCGAATGCATTTGCAAACTCCTTGACAGCCACGGAGCAAGATCCGAACTTCACAGATATCGGCACGTCTTGGGCGCAGGCGAACATTCGAGAAGCGGCGCGCATGGGGATCGTCCACGGGAAGTCAGCGACTTTGTTCGAACCCAAACAGTCGGCCACGCGAGCTGAAGCGGTCACGATGCTTTCCAACGGGTTGCAGCGTGAAGACACCAACCTGCCGTCCGACACCGACCTCGACAACATCGTGGAGACGTACATCGAAGAGTCCAACAACGCGATTCATTCCGGTGAGTTGCAAGTTCTTGCGTCGTTGGATGACGAGTACGGCACGGCGTACTTCAAGCGCAAGTACAACGGCATCGCGAGCAAGTTGCAGTTGATGGTTGCCCAAGGCTATCGCATCGACGTCCGACCCACCCAGAACCGCCAGAACCCGCCCCTTGAAATCACCACGGTTCAGAAAAGCAACCGCTTCGCCGTCCTCAACGTCAAAAACGCAGCCTACGACTACGTGTACAGCAAGGACGGCAAGACCACCTACGATTTCCGCGTGCTCTATGGAAAATGGTTGCTTCGCAAGACGCCGGGCGGCCAATGGAAAGTCTACAGCCTCTTCGACATGCCGTAA
- a CDS encoding U32 family peptidase, producing MRTDLKREDIELLAPAGTWDAMRAAVANGANAVYFGVEKFNARARANNFLMAELPQIMEFLHTYGVKGFLTFNILVFENELEDAKELIDACIDAGVDAVIVQDLGLVKMIREISPDFPIHGSTQMTITSPEAAEFTKNYDMERVVLGRENNLKQIQKIAASANVPLEVFVHGALCVSYSGQCLTSEMWGGRSANRGECAQACRLPYDMMVDGEEKNMGNIAYVLSPKDLNALELVPELIEAGVTSFKIEGRLKAPEYVANVVSKYRKAIDAYFLGVTDYQPDLIDIQELEQSFSRGFTHGFLKGTNNKQLVDGTFPKKRGVYLGLVKKVYRDAILIDLQAPLKRGDGIVFDFGDPTQDEEGGRVYDIRIKGQKIEGGVNEGLYEIVMGRNDVDLRNINVGDKVWRTSDMELDRRLRKTFDTEKPYHTFPVNLEVYGAVGQQLVTVWTDVKKGHSVTINSEQPAEEALKRPLDEEVLREQFGRLGGTVYELDELHVELTGNVIIPKSEMNRIRREAVEQLFAQRIAPPKYTRHEPEIDVYEDTVNPEPIEGQDAKLIALCRSLEQIEAAGQTEVDYIYAEFEFVKDYPQAVEAARRLNKKIALATPRIHMPGENGILRQMLKHQPDGILVRNTGAAYFFEQERPEGIELIGDFSLNIANHKAVNVFLDRGMDRVTASYDLNTEQMIDLLSQSRSENVEVVIHQHMPMFHMEHCVYCTFLSEGTDFTNCGRPCEEQRVSLKDRVGMEHPIRVDTGCRNTVYNAVDQSGAEYLGEFLGNGVRHYRVEFLEEEGKRVKEVLDLYRKALNGEVTGTHVWRTLNSTNQLGVTRGQLTK from the coding sequence ATGCGAACTGACCTCAAGCGTGAAGACATCGAATTGCTCGCACCCGCAGGAACCTGGGACGCGATGCGCGCCGCCGTCGCCAACGGTGCCAACGCTGTGTACTTTGGCGTGGAGAAATTCAACGCCCGTGCCCGCGCCAACAACTTTCTCATGGCGGAACTCCCGCAAATCATGGAATTTCTGCACACCTACGGGGTAAAAGGCTTCCTGACCTTCAACATCCTCGTGTTTGAAAACGAACTCGAAGACGCCAAGGAACTGATCGATGCCTGCATCGACGCAGGTGTAGACGCCGTCATCGTCCAAGACCTCGGCCTCGTCAAGATGATCCGCGAAATTTCGCCTGACTTCCCGATTCACGGCTCCACCCAGATGACGATCACCTCGCCGGAAGCGGCTGAATTCACCAAGAACTACGACATGGAACGCGTCGTCCTCGGCCGTGAAAACAACCTCAAACAGATCCAAAAAATCGCCGCCTCCGCCAACGTTCCGCTTGAAGTCTTCGTCCACGGCGCGCTCTGCGTCTCCTACTCGGGCCAATGCTTAACGTCCGAAATGTGGGGCGGACGCTCGGCGAACCGCGGCGAATGCGCCCAAGCCTGCCGTCTCCCGTATGACATGATGGTCGACGGAGAGGAAAAAAACATGGGCAACATCGCCTACGTGCTCTCTCCGAAAGACCTCAACGCCCTCGAACTCGTCCCGGAACTGATCGAAGCGGGCGTTACTTCCTTTAAAATTGAAGGCCGTCTCAAAGCGCCGGAGTACGTTGCCAACGTCGTCTCCAAGTACCGCAAAGCGATTGACGCATACTTCCTCGGCGTCACCGATTACCAGCCGGACCTGATCGACATCCAAGAATTGGAGCAATCGTTCTCGCGCGGCTTCACCCACGGCTTCCTCAAAGGCACCAACAACAAGCAACTCGTCGACGGCACGTTCCCGAAAAAACGCGGCGTCTACCTCGGCCTCGTCAAAAAAGTCTACCGCGATGCGATCTTGATCGATCTCCAAGCTCCGCTCAAACGCGGTGACGGCATCGTGTTCGACTTCGGCGACCCGACCCAAGACGAAGAGGGCGGCCGCGTCTACGACATCCGCATCAAAGGACAAAAAATCGAAGGCGGCGTCAACGAAGGTCTCTACGAGATCGTCATGGGCCGCAATGACGTCGACCTGCGCAACATCAACGTCGGCGACAAAGTTTGGCGCACCTCGGACATGGAACTCGACCGCCGTCTGCGCAAAACGTTCGACACGGAAAAACCGTACCACACCTTCCCCGTGAACCTCGAAGTCTACGGCGCGGTCGGGCAACAACTCGTCACCGTCTGGACCGATGTGAAAAAAGGCCACTCCGTGACGATCAACTCCGAACAGCCGGCCGAAGAAGCGCTGAAACGCCCGCTGGACGAAGAAGTTCTCCGTGAGCAATTTGGCCGACTCGGCGGCACCGTCTACGAACTGGACGAGCTGCACGTGGAGTTGACGGGCAACGTCATCATCCCGAAGTCCGAAATGAACCGCATCCGCCGTGAAGCGGTCGAGCAACTGTTTGCGCAACGCATTGCACCGCCGAAGTACACTCGCCATGAGCCGGAAATCGACGTCTACGAAGACACCGTCAATCCGGAGCCGATCGAAGGCCAAGACGCGAAACTGATCGCGCTCTGCCGTTCGCTTGAACAAATCGAAGCGGCAGGTCAAACGGAAGTCGACTACATCTACGCCGAATTCGAATTTGTCAAAGACTACCCGCAAGCGGTCGAAGCGGCCCGCCGTCTCAACAAAAAAATCGCCCTCGCCACTCCGCGCATCCACATGCCGGGCGAGAACGGCATCTTGCGTCAGATGCTCAAGCACCAACCGGACGGCATCTTGGTTCGCAACACCGGCGCGGCGTATTTCTTTGAACAGGAACGTCCGGAAGGTATCGAGTTGATCGGCGACTTCTCGCTGAACATCGCCAACCACAAAGCGGTCAACGTCTTCCTCGACCGCGGCATGGACCGCGTCACCGCTTCCTATGATCTCAACACCGAGCAGATGATTGACCTCCTCAGCCAATCGCGTTCGGAGAACGTCGAAGTCGTCATCCACCAACACATGCCGATGTTCCATATGGAGCACTGCGTCTACTGCACGTTCCTCTCCGAAGGCACCGATTTCACGAACTGCGGTCGTCCGTGCGAAGAACAACGCGTCTCGCTCAAAGACCGTGTCGGCATGGAGCATCCGATTCGCGTCGATACCGGCTGCCGGAACACCGTCTACAACGCCGTCGACCAATCGGGAGCGGAGTACCTCGGCGAATTCCTCGGCAACGGCGTCCGCCACTACCGAGTTGAATTCCTCGAAGAAGAGGGCAAGCGCGTTAAGGAAGTCCTCGACCTCTACCGCAAAGCGCTCAACGGCGAGGTCACAGGCACCCACGTTTGGCGCACGCTCAACTCCACGAACCAACTGGGCGTTACTCGTGGTCAGCTCACCAAATAA
- the serS gene encoding serine--tRNA ligase — protein MLDIRYIRENAEVVQTVAKHKGIQVSIAELLQWDVKRRELLQEAEGLRKQRNELSQLIPRLAKEGKKDEIERTKEDVRGINTVLTEKETELGEVEAKWGELMQLVPNIISPDTPIGASDEENVEIRRVGELPQFDFAIQDHVTLGETYDLFDLPRGAKVAGTRQYYLKGIGLYLHRAVQQLAIDVLTKRGFTVMDVPVMVREDMMTNTGFFPLGREQTYELGRDNAWLVGTSEVPLVSYYSGETVDVSEPIRMAGVSNCFRREAGAAGRDTRGLYRVHQFAKVEQVVICKNDPAVSEAILQEITRNAEDLLQLLEVPYRVVAVCTGDIGQGVYKKYDIETWMPSRENFGETQSASNLLEFQARRSNIRYRDENGQLQYCHTLNNTAVATPRILIPLLENHQRADGSIHIPKALRKYLNGLEEIKPGVKLFG, from the coding sequence ATGTTGGACATTCGGTATATCAGGGAGAACGCGGAGGTCGTGCAAACGGTCGCCAAGCACAAAGGGATTCAAGTTTCGATTGCGGAGTTGCTTCAATGGGATGTGAAGCGTCGGGAGTTGTTGCAAGAAGCCGAAGGGCTTCGGAAGCAGCGCAACGAGCTCTCGCAGTTGATCCCCCGCCTCGCAAAGGAAGGCAAGAAGGACGAAATCGAGCGCACCAAGGAAGACGTGCGTGGAATCAATACAGTCTTGACGGAAAAAGAAACTGAGCTCGGCGAGGTCGAAGCGAAATGGGGCGAGTTGATGCAACTCGTGCCGAACATCATCTCGCCGGATACGCCGATTGGCGCGTCGGATGAGGAGAATGTGGAGATTCGCCGTGTTGGGGAGTTGCCGCAGTTTGACTTTGCGATCCAAGATCATGTGACGCTCGGCGAAACCTATGATCTGTTCGACCTCCCGCGCGGTGCGAAAGTGGCGGGGACTCGACAGTATTATTTGAAGGGGATCGGTTTGTACTTGCACCGTGCCGTGCAGCAGTTGGCGATTGACGTGCTGACGAAGCGCGGGTTTACGGTGATGGATGTGCCGGTGATGGTTCGGGAAGACATGATGACGAACACCGGGTTTTTCCCGCTCGGTCGTGAACAGACGTACGAGTTGGGCCGTGACAACGCATGGCTCGTCGGGACGTCGGAAGTTCCGCTGGTTTCGTATTACTCGGGGGAAACGGTCGATGTGTCGGAACCGATTCGCATGGCGGGCGTGTCGAACTGCTTCCGTCGTGAGGCTGGAGCGGCAGGTCGTGATACGCGCGGGCTGTATCGCGTTCACCAGTTCGCCAAAGTCGAGCAAGTCGTGATCTGCAAAAACGACCCCGCCGTGTCGGAAGCGATCTTGCAAGAGATTACACGCAATGCGGAAGACCTCCTGCAACTGCTCGAAGTTCCGTATCGCGTCGTCGCGGTTTGCACGGGCGACATCGGACAAGGCGTTTATAAAAAATACGACATCGAGACGTGGATGCCGTCGCGTGAGAATTTCGGAGAGACGCAGTCGGCTTCGAACTTGCTGGAATTCCAAGCGCGCCGCTCGAACATTCGATACCGCGATGAGAACGGGCAGTTGCAATACTGCCACACGCTGAACAACACCGCCGTGGCCACGCCGCGCATCTTGATCCCGCTGCTTGAGAATCATCAGCGTGCGGACGGGTCGATCCACATCCCGAAAGCTCTGCGCAAGTACCTGAACGGGTTGGAAGAAATCAAGCCGGGCGTGAAGTTGTTCGGGTAA
- a CDS encoding AbrB family transcriptional regulator has protein sequence MALLPFLEALVVAVLGGGLFSLLHVPLAWMLGSIAAIMTWRLTTKRRLVWPGQLRNAGLVVLGYILATSVTRETVTLIGHHLPSMLVATVLTVLFGITMGVWSAKLTGGDVPSGVFGSVPGGLTQMVVLSEEVEEADPTVVTFMQTIRVIAVIFLVPFLTVNGIVGSSGDAGGASSIAAHVLPSITDVSWKTLALFTIATLGGAWLGIKLHLPAAPLTGPLLANAVVILCGFEPPQLPSVFLTLSQIYIGASIGLQMQPQKLNNLRKLTLVTILSSILLCGFALLVGSLLVWWNGDMSIATAFLSSAPGGIAEMGVTAHIVHADVSLVTGYQLFRIFFILFLVPPLLRRWIQRRSRTPRPNPGTNA, from the coding sequence TTGGCTCTTCTTCCTTTTCTTGAAGCACTAGTGGTCGCCGTGCTTGGCGGCGGACTTTTTTCCTTGTTGCATGTGCCGTTGGCTTGGATGCTCGGGTCGATTGCGGCGATTATGACGTGGCGGTTGACGACGAAACGCCGCTTGGTCTGGCCGGGGCAACTTCGCAACGCAGGTCTCGTCGTGCTCGGGTATATCCTCGCGACTTCGGTCACACGCGAGACGGTGACGTTGATCGGGCACCACTTGCCTTCGATGCTCGTGGCGACCGTGCTCACCGTCCTGTTCGGGATTACGATGGGCGTTTGGAGCGCCAAACTCACGGGCGGCGACGTTCCCAGCGGCGTGTTCGGCAGCGTGCCGGGCGGTTTGACGCAGATGGTCGTGCTCAGCGAAGAAGTTGAGGAGGCAGACCCGACCGTCGTCACGTTCATGCAGACGATTCGCGTCATCGCCGTGATTTTTCTCGTGCCGTTTCTCACCGTCAACGGAATCGTCGGAAGTTCGGGAGATGCGGGCGGAGCAAGTTCTATCGCGGCGCATGTGTTGCCCAGCATCACGGACGTTTCTTGGAAAACGCTCGCTCTCTTCACAATCGCAACACTCGGCGGGGCATGGCTTGGGATCAAACTTCATCTGCCCGCCGCCCCGCTCACCGGCCCGTTGCTTGCCAACGCCGTCGTAATCCTCTGCGGATTTGAACCGCCGCAGTTGCCGTCCGTGTTCCTCACGTTGTCTCAGATCTACATCGGCGCTTCCATCGGTCTGCAAATGCAACCGCAGAAGCTGAACAACTTGCGAAAACTCACCCTCGTCACGATTCTCAGTTCGATTCTTCTCTGCGGATTCGCGCTGCTCGTCGGTTCCCTGCTCGTCTGGTGGAACGGCGATATGTCGATTGCGACTGCGTTCCTCAGCTCCGCACCGGGCGGCATCGCCGAAATGGGCGTGACGGCGCACATCGTCCATGCAGATGTTTCGCTGGTTACCGGCTATCAGTTGTTCCGCATCTTTTTCATCCTCTTCCTCGTGCCACCGTTGCTGCGTCGTTGGATACAGCGACGGTCTCGCACACCCCGCCCAAATCCGGGTACAAATGCATGA
- the thrB gene encoding homoserine kinase, producing MMRTIWRVPATTANLGPGFDVLGMALNLYNEVEMEEIQQGLEITVEGEGAGLIAFDESNLVYQAALHVFEKVGRAPSGLRIHLHNEIPVTRGLGSSSAALVGGLAAANRLCGDALTREELLEIATEMEGHPDNVAPVLYGGLMIAGLVRGKWRTQRLTPPAGLCIVAAVPDFELSTEKAREVLPEKVERSHAIFTASHVGLLVSAIARNDLELFGACLEDVLHQPYREPLVPGLRDVLSAAEAAGALGAALSGAGPTLVAFTEGHREEVGHAIQDAFSAHGVKCRIMHLYPDLGGVCETVAVSNDAATVARGRG from the coding sequence ATGATGAGAACGATCTGGCGGGTACCGGCGACGACGGCAAACCTCGGACCGGGGTTCGATGTGCTGGGCATGGCGTTGAATCTCTACAACGAAGTCGAGATGGAGGAAATTCAGCAAGGGTTGGAAATTACGGTGGAGGGAGAGGGTGCCGGCCTCATTGCGTTCGACGAATCCAACTTGGTCTACCAAGCGGCCCTGCACGTTTTTGAAAAAGTGGGGAGGGCTCCTTCGGGCCTGCGCATCCACCTTCACAACGAAATCCCCGTCACACGGGGGCTCGGCAGTTCTTCTGCGGCGTTGGTCGGCGGGTTGGCAGCAGCGAATCGGTTGTGTGGAGATGCTCTGACGCGGGAGGAATTGTTGGAGATCGCGACGGAGATGGAAGGCCATCCCGACAACGTCGCTCCTGTTTTGTACGGGGGTCTGATGATCGCGGGGCTTGTTCGGGGCAAGTGGCGCACGCAGCGATTGACTCCGCCTGCGGGCTTGTGCATCGTGGCGGCGGTGCCTGATTTTGAATTGTCGACGGAGAAAGCACGGGAGGTTTTACCGGAAAAAGTGGAGCGGAGTCATGCGATTTTTACAGCTTCACATGTGGGGTTGTTGGTGAGTGCGATTGCGCGCAATGACTTGGAATTGTTCGGGGCGTGCTTGGAGGATGTCTTGCACCAGCCGTATCGAGAGCCGTTGGTGCCGGGCCTGCGCGACGTTTTGTCTGCGGCAGAAGCGGCGGGGGCTCTCGGGGCGGCGTTGTCGGGAGCGGGACCGACCTTGGTCGCTTTTACAGAAGGTCATCGCGAAGAGGTCGGGCACGCCATTCAAGACGCTTTTTCAGCACACGGCGTGAAGTGCCGGATCATGCATTTGTACCCGGATTTGGGCGGGGTGTGCGAGACCGTCGCTGTATCCAACGACGCAGCAACGGTGGCACGAGGAAGAGGATGA
- the thrC gene encoding threonine synthase — MVAWKGLLHAYREWLPITERTPMVTLCEGNTPLIPAPNLSAKLGLDIHLKFEGLNPTGSFKDRGMVLAVAKAVEDGSRAVICASTGNTSASAAAYAARLGLRSIVLIPDGKIAYGKLAQAMMYGAEIVPVQGNFDQALDLVRSISQEHPITLVNSVNPFRIEGQKTAAFEVCEQLGDAPDYLALPVGNAGNITAYYKGFSEYRAAGHVNFVPKMLGFEAEGAAAIVRGEPIPEPETLATAIRIGNPASWNGAVQAAQESGGVIDSVTDDEILAAYKLLAREEGVFCEPASAASLAGLIKRRASGVLLPGARVVCVLTGNGLKDSDIAIQASALELHSIPATQEAVLQMILQTKGEKKGEVRS, encoded by the coding sequence ATGGTCGCTTGGAAAGGGCTCCTGCACGCGTATCGTGAATGGTTGCCGATCACAGAACGCACGCCGATGGTGACGCTTTGCGAAGGCAACACGCCGCTGATCCCCGCCCCGAATCTTTCAGCAAAGCTCGGGCTCGACATCCATCTGAAATTCGAAGGTTTGAACCCCACCGGGTCTTTCAAAGACCGCGGCATGGTGCTCGCCGTTGCCAAAGCTGTGGAAGACGGCTCCCGCGCCGTCATCTGTGCTTCGACGGGCAACACCTCTGCGTCGGCGGCGGCCTATGCCGCTCGTCTCGGGCTTCGTTCCATCGTGTTGATCCCGGACGGCAAGATCGCATACGGCAAATTGGCGCAAGCGATGATGTACGGCGCTGAAATAGTGCCGGTGCAAGGAAATTTCGACCAAGCCTTGGATTTGGTTCGCAGCATCTCGCAGGAACACCCCATCACGCTCGTCAACTCGGTCAATCCGTTTCGCATCGAAGGGCAGAAGACGGCGGCGTTCGAAGTCTGCGAGCAACTGGGCGATGCTCCGGATTATCTGGCGCTCCCCGTGGGCAATGCGGGCAACATCACCGCGTACTACAAGGGGTTCAGCGAGTACCGCGCTGCAGGCCACGTGAATTTCGTGCCGAAGATGCTCGGTTTTGAAGCGGAGGGCGCAGCGGCGATTGTGCGCGGAGAACCGATCCCGGAGCCGGAGACTCTCGCCACGGCCATTCGCATCGGGAACCCGGCTTCTTGGAACGGAGCGGTACAGGCAGCTCAGGAATCGGGCGGTGTCATTGACAGTGTGACTGACGACGAAATTCTCGCGGCTTACAAACTGCTGGCTCGCGAAGAGGGCGTTTTTTGTGAACCGGCGTCTGCGGCGTCGCTTGCCGGCTTGATCAAACGCCGTGCATCAGGCGTTTTGCTTCCCGGCGCACGCGTCGTCTGCGTCTTGACGGGCAACGGCTTGAAGGACTCCGACATCGCCATCCAAGCCAGCGCCTTGGAACTCCACTCCATCCCGGCCACGCAAGAGGCGGTTCTACAGATGATCTTGCAAACCAAAGGAGAGAAAAAAGGGGAGGTACGTTCATGA